Genomic window (Actinomycetota bacterium):
ATGACGGTGCCGGGATCGAGCCGATCGATCTCGGCACGGACGACGCCGGGGATCGGGCCACAGGACGGTACGAGCAGGATCGGTCCGGCGGTGAGCACGCCGCCGGTCACGGCGTCGATGAAGATGTCGGCGCGCGCGATGAAGACGATATCGACCGGTGGGGTGGGGAACTGCCCCTGGGAGATCTCGACCGCCGTCTCGATGCGGTCCTCGCCACCGAGGCGACGGGTCGGGCGATCCTCGCCGCCGCTGGTCGGCCCACGGAACTGCGAGGGGTTGTCCGGGTCCTGCGAGTCGGGATCGACGTCGTAGAAGCGGCCACCGCCGCTGCCTTCGGCCGGCCTGGTGTCGTACCACATCGCGGGGCTCACCCGGATGGTGGTCGCGTCCCCGATGCAGTCGGGGCCGATGTCGCTGATGGCGTACGTTGTCGTGCTGGCGCTGGCGGCGCCGTTGCACGACAGGGCCGGATCGTCGCCGCTGATGTCGATGACCTCGCCGATTAACTGGCTGTCGGCGTCGAGGTGCAGGGTCGCGAAGAACTCGCCCTCCTCGTCATCATCGATGTCGATGAACCACCCAGCGAACGTCGCCCCGTTCCAGTTCTCGTCGCTACCGGGGTCGGTCGGATCGGCGGGCGTCAGCGCCAGGCTGAGCGTGGGGCCGTAGTTCGCGCAGTGCTGGATGATGTCTGCCCGCGGCTCCTCCTCCGGGACCGGCGGCGTGCCGAACCGGAAGGTGTCGCCCTCGGCATCTTCGAAGCAGTCGTTGTCCGGCGCAGCCTGGGCGGCCGTGACTGGTGCCGACCACCCGGTAGCGGATACGGCGTGTCCAGCCTGTGCCTGCGCGAGCAGGTCGAGCGTGGTCCGGTCCGCGGTCTCCGTGGCCGCGGCAGCAGGTGCGAGCGCGGCGAGAGCGAGTACCAGGGTTGCGATGCTGGTGGTGCGTGCGGCGCCTCGGGTGGCGCGTGATGTGGATGGAGCCACGTCTCCCCTCCGTCAGACGTGAGCCCGACCCTAACGCCTACGTGGGCGGCGTGCACCTACTTTCGGGTTGGCCCCGTCTCGGTAGTCGCCGGTGACGACCGTCGGGCGGCGTCTTCTGGGACCCCCCCCGGGTGGTGCAACCATCTCGAGCTCCGAGGCGTCTACCTCGGTGGTGGGTGAGCGCGCCGCTTCCCCCTCCTTCCGGACGGCGACCGGCCGGGCTGAGGTCCGCTACGGCTGTCCCTCCGGTCGGGCCGCGAGGTCCCGGCGCGCCCACCTACCCCTAGCGTCAGCACCAGACGGCCGGACCCAGCACTTGGAGGCGAACGTGTCGACCGCGACTATCGATCTGCACGACGTCGAGCGCGAGCACCCCGCCGACCCCTCCGGCGAGCACGCGCCAGCGGGCGGCTCGTTCCTGGCGTTGCGAGGTGAGGACCCCGCCCCGTTGCACCCCGCCTCCGCGACCGTGACCGACTCTGCTGGTCTACCGCCCTCCGGGCTACTTGAGACCGGAACCCTGCCGCGGTTGGTCGACCGCGCGCTGGCTCCGCTCCAGCGGCGCCGCCTCTCGGCCTGGATCGCGGGGGTTCCCGAGCAGGTGTCGGCCATCCCCGCCCAGCGGCACCGGATGAAACTGGTCGCGTTCGTGGCGCTGTGGGCGCTCGCGCTGGCCGTCGTCATCCCGTTGGTCGTGCAGGGACTGTTCTCGACGTTCGAACTCGAACTCGACCTCAGCACACCGGACGAGACGGTTGAGGCACCGGCTCCCGTCGTCGACGACGTTCTCGAGCAGTCGTGACCGCTGGGGAGCGAGGTGAGGACGGCCCAGACCGGGGGGGCGGTGGCCCAGGCCGTCCTCGTCGCGCGCCGGTTCCCCACTGGATGGGTGCGCGACGCACGGGTCGATAGCTCCGTCGCAGCGCCGGCTGATGGGGGCTAGCGAGAACGACGACGTACCCGGGCGATCCCACGCCCCCAACTGGCGCCCCGCGAAGGTACCCAACCCGGCCCGCGCCTGCAGACGCCCCCGGACCTCCATCAACCCGTTGCTCTCACTCCGCTTGCGCGCCCCGCACCGAACTGCGAGCGTTCGCGCGGTCTCTCGACGAGGACACCCGTGACGGCGGATGGCTGGCTCACCCTGGTGGTGATCGGCGTCGTCCTCGTGCTGCTCGTGCGCGACCTCGTGCCTCCCGTGGCGGCCATCGTCGGCGCGGTCATCACCCTGCTGTTGCTGGGGGTCGTCGACGCACGGCAGGCGTTCGCCGGCTTCTCCAACACCGCCACGATCACGATCGCCGCGCTCTTCGTGGTCGCACGTGCGGTCCGGGCGACCGGCGGCGTCCACGCCCTCGTCGCTCGAGTGCTGGGCGGCGGCGGCAGCGACCGGCGCGTGCTCGGTCGCTTGGTCGCCCCCGTCGTCGGGGTCTCGGGCTTCCTCAACAACACCCCCATCGTCGCGACGTTGGCGCCACTGGTACGCAACT
Coding sequences:
- a CDS encoding cell wall-binding repeat-containing protein, with the translated sequence MAPSTSRATRGAARTTSIATLVLALAALAPAAAATETADRTTLDLLAQAQAGHAVSATGWSAPVTAAQAAPDNDCFEDAEGDTFRFGTPPVPEEEPRADIIQHCANYGPTLSLALTPADPTDPGSDENWNGATFAGWFIDIDDDEEGEFFATLHLDADSQLIGEVIDISGDDPALSCNGAASASTTTYAISDIGPDCIGDATTIRVSPAMWYDTRPAEGSGGGRFYDVDPDSQDPDNPSQFRGPTSGGEDRPTRRLGGEDRIETAVEISQGQFPTPPVDIVFIARADIFIDAVTGGVLTAGPILLVPSCGPIPGVVRAEIDRLDPGTVIALGREQAVCEQTLLLAAAGRDTGRLGGPTRIGTSVEISEFQFDPGEADHVYIARTDPYADAVVGGVLTEGPILLVPRCDQPVPDIVLAEIDRLDPEQVIALGEVVAVCEDTLEAAAQGRTTDRLGGDTRIETAIEISRFAFPGNAPFVFISRDGRVPEAPPPDNDNVFADAAVGGTLTTGPILLVPTCGDLPPGVGAEISRVAPSQAVVALGRELAVCPEMLEQAARH